The following coding sequences lie in one Cyanobacterium sp. Dongsha4 genomic window:
- a CDS encoding HAS-barrel domain-containing protein, translating into MRLPLPKQERENPLSEHIGEVIETSTTEFLAQCLEPEELNFPTMPPFGSWVKSFDEESGNKIFAVVTNVTTAPVDSVHKARALGLTLAELREQQPQIFAMLRTEFRAVIIGFETPATNDNNGYSPSNGNIYQYLPPRPPQIHQGVFRCVPDEVIKFTANPDFLRVLLQMQNTPVESLIAATLRESYRLRNGDRTWLVNAGRTLSVLLKNDYDCLKYILSQVHW; encoded by the coding sequence ATGCGTTTACCATTACCAAAACAGGAAAGAGAAAATCCCCTTTCTGAACATATAGGAGAAGTAATAGAAACTTCAACCACAGAATTTTTAGCCCAATGCTTAGAGCCAGAAGAATTAAATTTTCCAACTATGCCACCCTTCGGCAGTTGGGTTAAATCTTTTGATGAAGAATCTGGAAATAAAATATTTGCTGTGGTGACAAATGTAACTACTGCTCCTGTGGATTCTGTACACAAAGCAAGAGCGTTAGGTTTAACTTTAGCAGAATTAAGGGAACAGCAACCGCAAATTTTCGCTATGTTGAGAACCGAATTTCGGGCGGTAATTATTGGTTTTGAAACTCCTGCTACTAACGACAATAATGGTTATAGTCCCAGTAATGGCAATATATATCAATATTTGCCTCCCCGTCCTCCTCAAATTCATCAAGGGGTTTTTCGTTGTGTGCCTGATGAGGTAATCAAGTTTACTGCTAATCCAGATTTTTTAAGGGTTTTATTACAAATGCAAAATACCCCCGTTGAATCTCTCATTGCCGCTACCTTAAGAGAATCATACCGTTTGAGAAATGGCGATCGCACTTGGCTGGTTAACGCAGGTAGGACTCTTAGTGTCTTATTGAAAAATGATTATGATTGTTTAAAGTATATTCTTAGTCAAGTTCATTGGTAA
- a CDS encoding DUF928 domain-containing protein, giving the protein MLKAIASIASITSIILLNPTNISAQTQDFNANSYQKNTNSSLIAQTMPRLRFKLPDRGVPGARIGGATRSGDKSTVVTAIIPPEKLALTIDDSPTIFVYLPKNDAFDATVKVVDENGKEIYTKNFTPPNEAGVLRVKLPANINLEETKLYKWEIQLISEDDNPLTAFKLRTVGWLEKVSLPEEMQQEITTDKEWDSLNTLAEAGIWYDTLEGLALLRAENPQDNQIKKEWVELLNSVGLDSIAEIAIFPEVVQIN; this is encoded by the coding sequence ATGTTAAAAGCGATCGCATCTATAGCTAGTATTACTTCAATTATTTTACTTAATCCCACGAATATATCAGCACAAACTCAAGACTTTAATGCAAATAGTTATCAAAAAAATACCAATAGTTCATTAATAGCCCAAACCATGCCTCGCCTACGTTTCAAATTACCAGATAGAGGAGTGCCGGGGGCAAGAATTGGGGGAGCAACCAGAAGTGGCGACAAATCAACGGTAGTAACCGCCATTATTCCCCCTGAAAAATTAGCGTTAACCATTGACGACTCACCCACAATCTTTGTTTATCTACCTAAGAATGATGCTTTTGACGCAACTGTCAAGGTGGTAGATGAAAATGGCAAAGAAATATATACCAAAAATTTTACCCCCCCCAATGAAGCAGGAGTTTTAAGAGTCAAATTACCAGCTAACATTAACCTAGAAGAAACAAAATTGTACAAATGGGAGATTCAGTTAATCTCAGAAGACGATAACCCCTTAACCGCTTTTAAATTAAGAACAGTTGGTTGGTTAGAAAAAGTTTCTTTACCCGAAGAAATGCAACAGGAAATAACAACAGATAAAGAATGGGATAGTTTAAATACCCTAGCTGAAGCAGGTATTTGGTATGACACCCTAGAAGGATTAGCTTTACTACGTGCCGAAAATCCACAAGACAATCAAATAAAAAAAGAATGGGTTGAATTGTTGAATTCCGTTGGTTTAGATAGTATTGCTGAAATTGCTATCTTCCCTGAAGTGGTACAAATCAATTAG
- a CDS encoding ABC transporter substrate-binding protein: MKTLKFIRPIFCEKITKLLTISLLFISLNLSISSCNVINKTDNSSRIIQSVLSDPKTFNVALSQESPNIFGLTYEGLVRENPLTGEIEPALAKNWTISDDKLTIIFTLKEDLKWSDGQPLTVDDVVFSYNQIYLNEEIPTNVRDSLRIGQSRAFPTVEKLNESQVKFTIPEPFAPFLDSTGLAILPKHILEEKVNTKGSDGKPLFLSFWGVDTPPENLVVNGAYKLKNYVTSQRIIFTKNPFYWEKDIMGNQLPYIEEVVWEIVESTDTSLLQFRSGSLDSVGITPEYFSLLKKEEKRGNFTIFNGGPAYGTTFMAFNLNQGSRDGKPLVTPYKSRWFNNVNFRRAIAHGINRERMINNIYRGLGEPQNSPISVQSPFYDQTIKGYDYDPELAKQILLEEGFKYREDGKLLDSENNEVRFTLLTNAGNKIRESLGSQIKQDLSQIGITVDFTPIAFNVLVDKLSNSLDWEAHIIGFTGGNEPNGGANLWFPDGNLHLFNQKPQPGRQPIEGRVIADWEAKIGQLYIDGARELDFEKRKEIYDQTQQLASEYLPLIYLVNPYSLSAVRNRIEGVEYSALGGAFWNIQKLTIRD, translated from the coding sequence ATGAAAACCTTAAAATTTATACGTCCTATATTTTGCGAAAAAATAACTAAATTATTAACTATATCTCTATTATTTATAAGTTTAAATTTATCAATATCTAGTTGTAACGTTATCAATAAAACAGATAATTCCTCACGAATTATACAATCAGTTTTAAGTGATCCAAAAACCTTTAATGTAGCACTTTCTCAAGAGTCACCTAATATTTTTGGTTTAACCTATGAGGGGTTAGTAAGAGAGAATCCTTTGACGGGCGAAATTGAACCAGCATTGGCTAAAAATTGGACTATTTCTGATGATAAATTAACGATTATTTTTACTTTAAAAGAAGATTTAAAATGGTCTGACGGACAACCATTAACAGTGGATGATGTTGTCTTTAGTTATAATCAAATTTACCTTAATGAAGAGATACCTACAAATGTTAGGGATAGTTTACGCATTGGTCAAAGTCGAGCTTTTCCTACGGTAGAAAAATTAAATGAATCTCAAGTTAAATTCACAATTCCTGAACCATTCGCTCCATTTTTGGATAGCACAGGATTAGCAATTTTACCTAAACATATTTTGGAAGAAAAAGTTAATACTAAAGGCAGTGATGGAAAGCCACTTTTCTTATCTTTTTGGGGTGTGGATACTCCCCCTGAAAATTTAGTGGTTAATGGTGCTTATAAATTAAAAAACTATGTAACTTCTCAACGAATTATTTTCACAAAAAATCCTTTCTATTGGGAAAAAGATATTATGGGTAATCAGCTACCTTATATAGAAGAAGTTGTATGGGAAATTGTTGAATCAACAGACACTTCTTTATTACAATTTCGTTCGGGTAGTTTAGATTCTGTTGGCATTACACCTGAGTATTTTTCCCTTTTAAAGAAAGAAGAAAAGAGAGGAAATTTTACTATTTTTAATGGTGGTCCTGCCTATGGTACAACTTTTATGGCATTCAATCTTAATCAGGGTTCAAGAGATGGTAAGCCTTTAGTAACTCCTTATAAATCAAGATGGTTTAATAATGTCAATTTTCGGAGAGCGATCGCACATGGTATAAATAGAGAGAGAATGATCAATAATATTTATCGGGGTTTAGGAGAGCCTCAAAACTCCCCCATTTCGGTGCAGTCACCTTTTTATGATCAAACCATTAAAGGATATGATTATGACCCAGAATTAGCCAAGCAAATACTTTTAGAAGAAGGTTTTAAATATAGAGAAGATGGCAAACTTTTAGACTCAGAAAATAATGAAGTTAGATTTACTCTTTTAACCAATGCGGGGAATAAAATTAGAGAGTCTTTAGGTTCACAAATAAAGCAAGATTTAAGCCAAATTGGTATTACTGTGGACTTTACCCCGATCGCATTTAATGTTTTAGTAGATAAATTAAGTAATTCTTTAGATTGGGAAGCCCATATTATTGGTTTTACTGGCGGTAATGAGCCTAATGGTGGTGCTAATTTATGGTTTCCAGATGGAAATTTACATCTTTTTAATCAAAAACCTCAACCCGGAAGACAACCCATTGAAGGTAGAGTTATCGCTGATTGGGAAGCCAAAATTGGACAATTATATATAGACGGAGCAAGGGAATTAGACTTTGAAAAAAGAAAAGAAATTTATGATCAAACTCAACAATTAGCCTCTGAATATTTACCCTTAATTTATTTAGTGAATCCCTACTCTTTATCTGCTGTCAGAAATCGCATTGAAGGAGTTGAATATTCTGCCCTAGGTGGTGCTTTTTGGAACATACAAAAATTAACTATTAGGGATTAA
- a CDS encoding RecQ family ATP-dependent DNA helicase translates to MNNSLQFLKYNLQKYWGYDDFRYPQKEIINSLLSGKDCLVVMPTGGGKSLCFQLPALLQKGLTIVISPLVALMENQVLELRQKNLPASILHSEMKKRDRTFTLNLLENQKLRLLYLSPETLLSPPIWKIISHPNLIINALILDEAHCLSQWGDSFRPTYLRLGAIRSSLIKSKLNSPQMGMKKESIILPIAAFTATADNNTQKIIQEYLQLSNPEKFLISPYRDNLQIKIKTIWTPKSRKKQLINHIKNKKKQSGLIYVRTRKDSENISHLLNELGYQNKAYHGGLEASIRRNIEQDWLEEKIKFVVCTSAFGMGINKPNLRWIFHYQAPVFLSEYIQEIGRGGRDGKLAEVITLISEKTGLFNPEDKNIKKYFLQRQIKQYQEAINIIKKLPFQGNIENLSRDKQVYLSILNLSKQLYWLDPFNYQINLKNPQENIKYLIQKQKKLVKLTEEYMRTKKCRWGFLLNAFGFLQGRDFRCGKCDNCEASIRNNFK, encoded by the coding sequence ATGAATAATTCGTTACAATTCTTAAAATATAATCTACAAAAATATTGGGGATATGATGATTTTCGTTATCCTCAAAAGGAAATTATTAACTCACTTTTATCAGGCAAGGATTGTTTAGTAGTAATGCCTACAGGTGGCGGTAAGTCTCTCTGTTTTCAGTTACCCGCTTTATTACAAAAAGGTTTAACTATAGTGATTTCACCCCTTGTGGCTTTAATGGAAAATCAAGTATTGGAGTTGCGACAAAAAAATTTACCTGCTTCTATTTTACATAGTGAAATGAAAAAGCGCGATCGCACCTTTACTTTAAACTTACTAGAAAATCAGAAATTAAGGTTGCTATATCTTTCTCCAGAAACTCTCCTTTCTCCGCCTATTTGGAAAATAATTTCTCATCCTAACTTGATTATCAACGCCCTAATTTTAGACGAAGCCCACTGTCTTAGCCAATGGGGGGATAGTTTTCGCCCGACATATTTGCGTTTAGGTGCAATTCGTTCTAGTTTAATTAAATCTAAACTAAATTCTCCTCAAATGGGTATGAAAAAAGAATCTATAATTTTGCCCATCGCCGCTTTCACCGCTACAGCAGATAATAATACTCAGAAAATTATTCAAGAATATTTGCAATTATCGAATCCTGAAAAATTTTTAATTAGTCCTTATCGAGATAACTTACAGATAAAAATTAAAACTATTTGGACTCCCAAAAGTAGAAAAAAACAATTAATTAACCACATAAAAAATAAAAAGAAACAAAGTGGCTTAATTTATGTCAGAACCAGAAAAGATAGTGAAAATATTAGTCACTTACTAAATGAATTAGGTTATCAAAATAAAGCATATCATGGCGGATTAGAAGCAAGTATTCGCAGAAACATTGAGCAAGATTGGTTAGAAGAAAAAATCAAATTTGTGGTGTGTACATCTGCTTTTGGCATGGGCATTAATAAACCTAACCTACGATGGATATTCCACTATCAAGCCCCTGTCTTTCTTTCTGAGTATATTCAAGAAATAGGTAGAGGTGGCAGAGACGGCAAACTAGCAGAAGTAATAACCCTAATTAGTGAAAAAACGGGTCTCTTTAATCCTGAAGATAAAAATATCAAAAAATACTTTCTCCAAAGACAAATTAAGCAATATCAAGAAGCAATTAATATAATTAAAAAATTGCCATTTCAAGGGAATATAGAAAATTTATCCAGAGATAAACAGGTATATCTTTCAATCTTAAATCTTAGTAAACAATTATATTGGTTAGACCCATTTAACTATCAAATTAATCTCAAAAATCCTCAAGAAAATATCAAATATTTAATTCAAAAACAAAAAAAATTAGTCAAATTAACCGAAGAATATATGAGAACAAAAAAATGTCGTTGGGGTTTTCTCCTCAATGCTTTTGGATTTTTACAGGGTAGAGATTTTCGTTGTGGGAAATGCGATAATTGTGAAGCTAGTATCCGCAATAATTTCAAATAG
- the lepB gene encoding signal peptidase I — MTKSSETVKQNFSLRTIIKENFTTIALGLILALLIRIFIAEPRFIPSESMYPTLAIGDRLVVDKVSYNFTKPQNQDIIVFSPPPQLQILGYQQDQAFIKRIIAQAGETVAVKEGKVYVNNLPLEEDYILSPPQYNLDAIEVPQGYVFVMGDNRNNSNDSHIWGFLPVENIIGKAIFTFWPPEHIGII; from the coding sequence ATGACCAAATCCTCAGAAACGGTAAAACAAAATTTCAGTCTTCGGACAATAATCAAAGAAAACTTTACTACCATTGCCCTCGGCTTAATTCTTGCCCTATTAATTCGGATTTTTATTGCTGAACCCCGTTTTATTCCCTCTGAGTCTATGTATCCCACTTTAGCCATAGGCGATCGCCTCGTAGTGGACAAAGTATCTTATAATTTTACTAAGCCTCAAAATCAAGATATTATCGTTTTCAGCCCTCCTCCACAACTACAAATTTTGGGGTATCAACAAGATCAAGCCTTCATTAAAAGAATTATTGCCCAAGCAGGAGAAACCGTTGCCGTTAAAGAAGGAAAAGTTTATGTGAACAATCTGCCCCTAGAAGAAGACTATATTCTCAGTCCCCCACAATACAACTTAGATGCGATCGAAGTACCTCAAGGATACGTCTTTGTCATGGGAGATAATCGCAATAACAGTAACGATTCTCATATCTGGGGATTTTTGCCTGTAGAAAATATTATTGGCAAAGCTATTTTCACTTTTTGGCCTCCAGAACATATCGGTATCATTTAA
- a CDS encoding mechanosensitive ion channel family protein, producing MLDFFINLSEKLPSLAKDIIISILLLVLGYCFLKVAKNIVVRQLKKISKDNQNLLAYKITNILAKHFLPITYFGLFYLTIKEIQLHKSILGAVKTFSIIATTFCVGKLLVDIARILIEYYSQKYHDSNKEIERKINALFPALRVVIWTLATIFILSNLGFDIGAIVAGLGIGGVALALASQGILQDLFSYFAILFDRPFEISDLVAVDDYIGFVEHIGIKTTRIKALTGEQLILANTDLTNSRLRNFKRMQRRQVILKIGVVYETENEILETIPDIIKEALIGIKNITFDVAFFSGFGNFSLNFDIIYYVHSNELYISRMAQNEVNFAIKKAFSHHKITFAYPTQTLYVNNN from the coding sequence ATGTTAGATTTTTTTATTAATTTATCAGAAAAGTTACCTAGTTTAGCTAAAGATATAATCATTTCTATTCTTCTGCTCGTGTTAGGTTATTGTTTCTTAAAGGTAGCTAAAAATATTGTGGTTAGACAATTAAAAAAAATCAGCAAAGATAATCAGAATTTACTCGCTTATAAAATTACCAATATTTTAGCAAAACATTTTTTACCTATTACCTATTTTGGTTTATTTTACCTTACCATTAAAGAAATTCAGTTACATAAAAGTATTCTCGGTGCTGTTAAAACATTTTCAATTATTGCCACAACTTTTTGCGTGGGAAAATTATTAGTGGACATTGCAAGAATTTTAATCGAATATTATAGTCAAAAATATCATGATTCTAATAAGGAAATTGAGCGTAAAATTAATGCTTTATTTCCTGCTTTAAGAGTAGTAATTTGGACATTAGCAACTATTTTTATTCTCAGTAATTTGGGTTTTGATATAGGGGCTATAGTTGCAGGTTTGGGAATCGGTGGTGTGGCTTTGGCTTTAGCTTCTCAAGGTATTTTACAAGATTTATTTAGTTATTTTGCTATTTTATTCGATCGCCCTTTTGAAATTTCAGACTTAGTAGCAGTAGATGATTATATCGGTTTTGTAGAACATATCGGCATCAAAACAACAAGAATAAAAGCCCTAACCGGAGAGCAATTAATTCTGGCAAATACTGATTTAACTAACTCCAGATTACGCAATTTTAAAAGAATGCAACGCAGACAAGTAATCTTAAAAATAGGGGTAGTTTATGAAACAGAAAACGAAATTTTAGAGACAATTCCTGACATAATAAAAGAAGCATTAATAGGGATAAAAAATATAACATTTGATGTTGCTTTTTTCTCAGGATTTGGTAATTTTAGCTTAAATTTTGACATCATTTATTATGTTCATAGTAACGAATTATATATTTCTCGCATGGCTCAAAATGAGGTAAATTTTGCGATCAAAAAGGCATTTTCTCACCATAAAATTACTTTCGCTTACCCCACACAAACACTTTATGTCAACAACAATTAA
- a CDS encoding PhoH family protein, with protein sequence MTENTQTIALPNIESAIALAGIQEENLQFIARHTGANLILRGQDLVIYGKEKPVQRSIDVINFLKPYWDSAKSITQPDILTAFQALDTGRVEEYQDIQNDVLAKTRHGELIRAKTFRQRQYVKAIKKYDITFGIGPAGTGKTFLGAVIAVQALLNGECDRLILTRPAVEAGEKLGFLPGDLQQKVNPFLRPLYDALYEFIEPIKIPDLMERGKIEVAPLAYMRGRTLSNAFVIVDEAQNTTPAQLKMVLTRLGFGSKMIVTGDITQTDLPSHQESGLVVATKILKNVEGIGFCYLTQADVVRHPLVQKIVAAYEKEHC encoded by the coding sequence ATGACTGAAAATACTCAAACTATTGCCTTACCAAACATAGAAAGTGCGATCGCACTTGCAGGTATTCAAGAAGAAAATTTACAATTTATTGCCCGTCATACAGGAGCAAATTTAATACTGCGGGGACAAGATTTAGTTATTTACGGAAAAGAAAAACCTGTACAGAGAAGTATAGATGTGATTAACTTTTTAAAACCCTATTGGGATAGTGCTAAATCTATCACTCAACCAGATATTTTAACCGCATTTCAAGCACTAGATACAGGAAGAGTGGAAGAGTATCAGGATATTCAAAATGATGTGTTAGCCAAAACCCGTCATGGAGAATTGATACGGGCAAAAACTTTTCGTCAAAGACAATACGTCAAAGCTATTAAAAAATATGATATTACCTTTGGTATTGGTCCTGCTGGAACTGGAAAAACTTTCTTAGGGGCGGTTATTGCCGTACAAGCTCTATTAAATGGAGAGTGCGATCGTCTCATTTTAACACGTCCTGCTGTAGAAGCAGGAGAAAAATTAGGATTTTTACCCGGAGACTTACAACAGAAAGTAAACCCCTTTTTACGCCCCCTTTATGATGCCCTATATGAATTTATTGAACCGATTAAAATTCCCGACTTGATGGAAAGAGGAAAAATAGAAGTTGCCCCCCTTGCGTATATGAGAGGAAGAACCCTAAGTAATGCTTTTGTCATTGTAGATGAAGCTCAGAACACCACTCCAGCACAATTAAAAATGGTATTGACTCGTTTAGGCTTTGGTTCAAAAATGATTGTCACAGGAGATATAACCCAGACAGATTTACCATCCCATCAAGAATCAGGTTTAGTAGTTGCCACCAAAATCTTAAAAAATGTAGAGGGTATTGGTTTTTGTTACCTTACTCAAGCAGATGTAGTTAGACATCCTCTCGTGCAAAAAATTGTCGCCGCCTACGAAAAAGAGCATTGCTGA